In Blastocatellia bacterium, the genomic window TGAAGGAGCAGAGCCAGAATGATTCCGGCATACCACAAACTCATCGGCACCAGATGGAGCGTGAACCCGAGGACCTTGAACAGCACCAGAAACCAGTATGGCGCGGGATAGCCCAACGGGCTGGACGGTCCAAGCAATTCCCTCGGATTCATAGCGACTTCTGCCTGAGATCTCCGCCCACGGATGAAATGTTCCCACAGATCGAAAATCGGTGGGCACTTTCATCTATGGGCGGAAGCCATTTTCCCAGACGATTCATGACAGATGCCTTGTCGGCTGAATTCGCGACACACCTTTTACGATGGCTTTCCGGCCGGGTGTTCCATCATTTTCTTCTGTGCCGGTTGACGACCACCGGGTCAGCACGCCCGAAAGGGTGGCCCGGGCTTTGGAGCCTCGCGCTGTCGCTACTTTCCCCTCGTTTCCGGGCGGCAGCTCTCGTCGGAGAATTACTCCGCCGGAAGCGGCGGCGATGAGTGCTGTTGTTGCTAGCACAAGGGAATCGGCTCGGATACAATTGAGCTATGCCGGGATTCGGTCGAGGGAAAAGACGCCGTGAGGTGGCGTGACGGGCCGTGGTGATTCGCTTCGAGGATATTTTGGAGAAAGTCGAGCGGTACCATCCGGAGGCCGATCTGGAGCTGCTGCGTCGGGCCTATATTTTCTCGGCCCGCGAGCATCGCGGACAGGTGCGGATGTCGGGCGAGCCGTATCTCGTTCATCCCCTGGAGGTCGCTGGATTGCTCGCCGACATGAAGCTCGATGTGGTGACCGTCAGCGCCGGGTTGCTTCACGATACGGTCGAAGATTCCCTGACCACGATTGAGCAAATTGAGCAATACTTCGGGCCTGAAATTGCCCGCATCGTCAACGGAGTCACCAAGATCAGTCAGATCACCGTTGCCTCCCGCGAGGAAGCTCAGGCCGAGAGCCTGCGCAAAATGGTGCTGGCGATGGTGGATGACGTGCGGGTGATTCTGGTGAAACTGGCCGACCGGCTGCACAACATGCGCACGCTGGGCTATCTCCCCCGCGACAAACAGGTGCGGATCGCGCGGGAAACGCTCGAAGTCTACGCTCCCATCGCCCATCGGCTGGGCATGGGTCGTATTCGTGGCGAGCTGGAGGACCTGGCCTTTCAATACCTCTTGCCCGAGGATTATCACCGCCTCAAGGAGGCCGTGGATAAAAAGCGTCCCGCGCTCGAAGCGACGCTGGAAGTCATGAAGAAGGAGATTCGGGCCCGACTCGACGCCGAGCGAATTCCCGTCATCGCCGTCGAGGGACGGGTCAAGCGCCTCTACAGCATTTTCCAGAAGATGCGGCGGAAGAAAGTCACACTCGATGAGATTTACGATCTGGTCGCGGTGCGCATCATCACCACCAGCGTGCGTGATTGTTATGCCGCCCTGGGCGTGATCCATCAGGCGTGGCCGCCGATTCCGGGACGATTCCGCGATTGGATTGCTACGCCCCGCGAGAACATGTACCAGTCGCTCCACACATCGGTCCTGGGACAGGACGGGGTGCCGCTGGAGATTCAGATTCGCACCGAGCAGATGCACCGCATCGCTGAGGAGGGCATTGCCGCTCACTGGAAGTATAAGGAGGGCAAGCTCGGCGAGCATGTGGAAGATCGCGCCTTCGCCTGGCTGCGACGCTTGCTCGACGAGCAGCAGGAGACCCGCGATGCCCGTGAATTCCTCGAAAACCTCAAGCTCGATCTCTATCCCACCGAGGTCTTCGCCTTCACTCCCAAGGGCAAGGTCATCGAGCTGCCGCGCGGGGCGACGCCGGTGGATTTCGCCTATGCCATTCACACCGAGGTCGGACACACCTGTACCGGAGCCAAAGTCAACGGGCGCATCGTTCCCCTTCGGTATCAGATTCGCAACGGCGATGTGGTGGAGATCATTACCACCGCCGGGCATCATCCGAGCCGCGACTGGTTGAGTTTCGTCAAAACTAATCGCGCCCGCACGAAAATTCGCAAGTGGCTCAGCGAAGCGGAACGTCGAGAAGCCATCGAACTCGGCAAGCGCCTCCTGGAAAGGGAAGCGGAGAAATTCCACCTGAGTCTGAAGAAGCTCACCAGCAACGGCGAACTGGAGAAGATCGCCCCCGACTACGGCTACCAGAAACTGGACGACCTTTATGCGGCGGTCGGCTACGGGAAAGTTTCTCCGCGTGGCGTCATCATTCGATTCGTGCCGCCGGAGGTCATCGCCGAAGTCGAGGAGAAACCGCCGACCAAGATCGCCGAGGTGACCGAGCGCGTCAAAAAGGCCCTCGGTCTGCGCGACGCCGCGATTCGCGTCAAGGGGATGGATGATCTGATGGTCTATCGCGCGCGCTGTTGCAATCCCATTCGGGGAGAGGAAATCATCGGCTATATCACCCGGGGCAAAGGCGTCGCCGTCCATGCCCGGCGATGCACAAATGTGCCCGGCCTCATGGTCAATCGCGAGCGCATCATTCCGGTGGAGTGGATGAAAGGCGGCGATCAAGAGCCCTACGCCGTCCCGTTGCATGTGACCGTCGAGGATCGGCCCGGCGTCCTCGCCGAAATCACCTCGGCTATTGCGTCCATCAAAACCAATATCCGAGATGCTCGCGCGCGCACGACCCCCGACGGACGCGGCGAGATCCGCATCACCGTGGAGATTTTCGATCTCAAGCACCTGCAGCGAATCATCGCTGCCATCAAAGCCGTGGAGGGAGTCATTGATGTCGAACGAGCGGAGCGGTGAAACACTCACGCGACACACGATTCAAACTCCTGATGCGCCCCAGGCCATCGGCCCTTACGTTCAGGCCGTGCGCGTGGGCGAGCTGGTCTTCGTCTCCGGTCAAATCCCGATTGATCCCGCGACGGGAGAGATCGTTCAGGGAACGATTGAGGAGCAAACCCATCGGGTGATGCGCAACCTCGCCGCCATTCTTCAGGCTGCCGGTTCGTCGCTGGAGAAGGTGGTGAAGACGACGGTCTTTCTCGCGGATTTGAACGATTTCGCCCGGATGAACGAGGTCTATGCCCAGTACTTTCCCGGGCAGAAGCCCGCGCGGTCAACGGTTCAGGTGGCCCGGTTGCCGCGCGATGTCAAAATCGAGGTGGATGCGGTGGCCGTGGGATAGATCCCATCCGGCCAGGGAAGTCGCAGCGGAGCGTTACAGGGTGGGACTCAATGCGAGAGAAGGGCGACCGGCCTTGATCACTTTGCCGGCTTTCAGACAGCGCGTGCAAACGCGAATCCGCTGCACGCTGCCTTTGACCACGGCCCGCACGCGCTGCAGATTCGGTTCAAATTTATGCTTGGTGCGATTTCCCGCATGGCTGATGCGGTGGCCAAATTGCGGTCCTTTGCCGCAGACAGCGCATCTCTGTGCCATCGTACTCTTTGCCTCCCACGAGATGATGCGAAAAGGCAAAGTTTATAACAGAGCCAACCGATCAAGTCAAATCCGGTCATCGGTTGTGCATCAGCCAAGACCCGCGACGGAGAGTACCGTGAGCGCGCAGGGAGCTGACGGGCGAGTCGTGGGCATCCGTGGCGATTTTTTGTGGAGAGGAGCGAGTTTCCGTTCATCACGAGAGATGGCGCGGGGCATGCCCGCGCGACATCACGAGGAGGAACTGTGAGACGAATAGCGAGCTATCTCTTCATCGTGACGCTTGTGAGCGCCAGCGCCTGCAAGACCAACCGAAGTCAAGCCACCGCCGAGGACGTCGCCGCGCGCGTCAACGGCGTCGTGATCACGCAATCGGAGGTGGATCGGCTGGTCGAGCAGCAGCTCCGGGCGGCCGCACAACAAGGACAGATCTCACCGACGGCTGCCGAGCTGGCCTTGACCCGACTTCAGATTCTCGAAGGGCTGATCACTCAGCAGGCCCTCTATCAAAAGGCGGAGCGCATGGGCCTGCTGCCCACCGACGACGAAATCCTTCAAGGGATTCAGCAGTTCAAGCGCGAGCGCGGCTTGACCGAGGAAGGCTTCCAGCGCGCGCTCCGCGACCTCGGTCAGACCGAGGAGCAATTCAAACAGGATATGCGGCGGCAGCTCGCCATCAAAAAGCTTTTTGATCGCGAGGTCACGCCCCGCATCAC contains:
- a CDS encoding bifunctional (p)ppGpp synthetase/guanosine-3',5'-bis(diphosphate) 3'-pyrophosphohydrolase gives rise to the protein MIRFEDILEKVERYHPEADLELLRRAYIFSAREHRGQVRMSGEPYLVHPLEVAGLLADMKLDVVTVSAGLLHDTVEDSLTTIEQIEQYFGPEIARIVNGVTKISQITVASREEAQAESLRKMVLAMVDDVRVILVKLADRLHNMRTLGYLPRDKQVRIARETLEVYAPIAHRLGMGRIRGELEDLAFQYLLPEDYHRLKEAVDKKRPALEATLEVMKKEIRARLDAERIPVIAVEGRVKRLYSIFQKMRRKKVTLDEIYDLVAVRIITTSVRDCYAALGVIHQAWPPIPGRFRDWIATPRENMYQSLHTSVLGQDGVPLEIQIRTEQMHRIAEEGIAAHWKYKEGKLGEHVEDRAFAWLRRLLDEQQETRDAREFLENLKLDLYPTEVFAFTPKGKVIELPRGATPVDFAYAIHTEVGHTCTGAKVNGRIVPLRYQIRNGDVVEIITTAGHHPSRDWLSFVKTNRARTKIRKWLSEAERREAIELGKRLLEREAEKFHLSLKKLTSNGELEKIAPDYGYQKLDDLYAAVGYGKVSPRGVIIRFVPPEVIAEVEEKPPTKIAEVTERVKKALGLRDAAIRVKGMDDLMVYRARCCNPIRGEEIIGYITRGKGVAVHARRCTNVPGLMVNRERIIPVEWMKGGDQEPYAVPLHVTVEDRPGVLAEITSAIASIKTNIRDARARTTPDGRGEIRITVEIFDLKHLQRIIAAIKAVEGVIDVERAER
- a CDS encoding RidA family protein — encoded protein: MSNERSGETLTRHTIQTPDAPQAIGPYVQAVRVGELVFVSGQIPIDPATGEIVQGTIEEQTHRVMRNLAAILQAAGSSLEKVVKTTVFLADLNDFARMNEVYAQYFPGQKPARSTVQVARLPRDVKIEVDAVAVG
- the rpmB gene encoding 50S ribosomal protein L28, which produces MAQRCAVCGKGPQFGHRISHAGNRTKHKFEPNLQRVRAVVKGSVQRIRVCTRCLKAGKVIKAGRPSLALSPTL